GGTCGGAGTCTCGCCCTCAAGGAACTTGTGCAGCATCTCGTCGTCATTCTCGGCGACAGTCTCGATCAACTGCATGCGGAAGGCTTCCGCCTTCTTCATCAGGTCGGCCGGAATCTCTTCGACGGAATACTTGGCGCCCATCGTTTCGTCGTGCCACAGAATGGCGCGCATCTCGATCAGGTCCACTACACCTTTGAAGTTGGCTTCGGCACCGATCGGAATCTGGATCGCGACCGGACGCGCGCCGAGGCGCTTGCGGATGGTCTCAATCACATGCTCGAAGTCCGCGCCGGCCTTGTCCATCTTATTGACGAAGCAAATGCGGGGGACGCGATACTTGTCGCCCTGACGCCATACGGTTTCAGTCTGCGGCTGCACGCCGGAAACCGAATCAAAGAGAGCCACGGCGCCATCGAGAACGCGCAGCGAACGCTCCACCTCGGCCGTAAAGTCCACGTGGCCGGGGGTGTCGATGATGTTGATGCGGATGTTATTCCACATGCAGGTGGTGGCCGCCGAAGTGATGGTGATGCCACGCTCCTGCTCCTGCTCCATGTAATCCATGGTGGCGGTGCCTTCATGCACTTCGCCAATACGGTGCGTGATGCCCGTATAAAACAGGACGCGCTCGGTCGTCGTCGTCTTTCCGGCGTCAATGTGCGCCATGATTCCGATATTCCGGCAACGGTTCAGAGGTACCTGGCGAGCCACTGTGAATCTCTCTCTGCTTCCCGCGAGTTTCCCCGCGATTAAAACCATGGTTCAGGCCGGAAGCTCCGGCCCACTCATTTTCAATTTCCGCAAACTACCAGCGGTAGTGCGCGAAAGCCTTGTTTGCCTCAGCCATGCGATGAACGTCTTCCTTCTTCTTCATCGCGGCGCCACGGCCATTGGCCGCGTCGAGCAGCTCATTGGTCAGCTTCTCAATCATGCCCTTTTCGCCGCGGGCGCGACCGTAGCTCACCAGCCAGCGAATCGCCAGCGAGGTGCGGCGCTCTGGATTCACTTCGACCGGCACCTGATAGTTGGCGCCGCCGACGCGGCGAGTCTTGACCTCGAGCAGCGGCTTGCAGTTCTCGACCGCCTTCTTGAAGAGCTTGATGGCCTCGTCGCCACCCTTCTGCTCCAGATTCGTCATGGCGGAATAGAAAATACCCTGCGCCGTCGACTTTTTGCCGCCCCACATCATGGAGTTGACAAACTTGGTGACGAGCGTCGAACCGTAGACCGGATCGGGAGCCACTTCCCGCTTCGCAATGTGACCTTTTCTCGGCATAAAACCTGTTCCTTCTTCCGAACTGCTGAAAACTTTCGCACTATCGGCACCAGCCATCTTCCGGCAGGCGCAAACCTATTCGCGCAGACCGCTACTTCTTGCCGGCCGCCGCGCCACCCTTGGCGCGCTTGGCTCCGTACTTGGAGCGGCCCTGTTTGCGGTTGGCCACGCCGACCGAGTCAAGCGTGCCGCGCACCACGTGATAGCGGACACCAGGAAGATCCTTCACACGGCCGCCACGAATGAGCACAATCGAGTGCTCCTGCAGATTGTGGCCGATGCCGGGAATGTACGTGGTGACCTCGATGCCGTTGGTCAGGCGAACACGGGCAACCTTACGCAGCGCCGAGTTCGGCTTCTTGGGGGTCTGCGTGTAAACGCGGGTGCAGACGCCGCGGCGCTGGGGCGAACCCTGCAGCGCAGGCGAAGCCGTCTTGTAGCGAGGCGCGGTGCGACCCTTGCGAACGAGCTGACTGAATGTAGGCAAACTGAAACTCCTTACCTGTCCTAAAACCTGCTCAAACCTGTCAGGCGCGCA
The DNA window shown above is from Acidobacterium capsulatum ATCC 51196 and carries:
- the rpsG gene encoding 30S ribosomal protein S7, coding for MPRKGHIAKREVAPDPVYGSTLVTKFVNSMMWGGKKSTAQGIFYSAMTNLEQKGGDEAIKLFKKAVENCKPLLEVKTRRVGGANYQVPVEVNPERRTSLAIRWLVSYGRARGEKGMIEKLTNELLDAANGRGAAMKKKEDVHRMAEANKAFAHYRW
- the rpsL gene encoding 30S ribosomal protein S12 codes for the protein MPTFSQLVRKGRTAPRYKTASPALQGSPQRRGVCTRVYTQTPKKPNSALRKVARVRLTNGIEVTTYIPGIGHNLQEHSIVLIRGGRVKDLPGVRYHVVRGTLDSVGVANRKQGRSKYGAKRAKGGAAAGKK